A single genomic interval of Methyloceanibacter caenitepidi harbors:
- the serA gene encoding phosphoglycerate dehydrogenase produces the protein MSALYSVLIADPIHESGRNILDSDARIRADVETGLDEGALVARIGDYDALIVRSKTKVTRPVIEAASRLRAVGRAGIGVDNIDIPSATERGIVVFNTPDANATTTAELSIAHLMSLSRNLPQADRAVRGGEWKPARYSGVELSGKTIGVIGFGTIGRLVAERCAALKMRVLAYDPFVAPEIMSGHGAEAANLETLLASADYVTLHCPLSDKTHHLLDARRLASMKPGARIVNCARGGLIDEVALLDALRNGHLAGAALDVYEAEPPTGSALLTLDNVVFTPHLGASTEEAQQAVSLRIAEDMIKFLTTGAAETAVNLPRVTADQLTQTGPYQGLAYALGRLVGALCEGPISRLDVHLFGRVAELDSRPITAEALVGLLSQRMTGRVNRVNAGHLAREQGIEVTESRTEEARDFVSLVEISAQCCGQTTTVAGTLLGGSHARLVRIDGYDVEAVPKGNFLFTRHQDQPGVVGALGSILGRENINISRMQVGVGYDSDTAIALISISASLSAAAMDEIRSLPPIEQAVGFAL, from the coding sequence ATGAGCGCGCTCTACAGTGTCCTGATCGCCGATCCGATCCACGAATCGGGCCGCAATATTCTCGACAGCGACGCCCGCATTCGCGCCGATGTCGAAACGGGGCTCGACGAAGGCGCATTGGTCGCGCGGATCGGAGACTATGATGCGCTGATCGTCCGTTCCAAGACCAAGGTCACGAGACCTGTCATCGAGGCGGCGAGCCGCCTGCGGGCCGTGGGGCGTGCGGGGATCGGTGTCGACAACATCGACATTCCGTCCGCCACCGAACGCGGGATCGTTGTGTTCAATACGCCGGACGCGAACGCCACGACCACGGCGGAACTCTCCATCGCCCATTTGATGTCGCTGAGTCGCAATCTGCCCCAGGCCGACCGTGCCGTACGGGGCGGCGAGTGGAAGCCCGCGCGCTACTCCGGCGTTGAGCTCTCCGGCAAGACCATCGGCGTGATCGGCTTCGGGACGATCGGGCGCCTTGTCGCCGAGCGCTGCGCGGCTCTGAAGATGCGGGTTCTCGCATACGATCCGTTCGTTGCGCCGGAGATCATGTCGGGCCACGGCGCTGAAGCCGCCAATCTCGAGACCTTGCTCGCAAGCGCGGACTACGTCACGCTTCATTGCCCCTTGAGCGACAAGACGCATCATCTCCTCGACGCGCGTCGTTTGGCCTCGATGAAGCCGGGCGCCCGGATCGTGAATTGCGCACGTGGCGGCCTGATCGACGAAGTGGCGCTGCTCGACGCCCTGCGAAACGGCCACCTCGCCGGCGCCGCGCTTGATGTTTACGAAGCCGAGCCGCCAACCGGGTCGGCGCTCCTGACCCTCGACAACGTCGTCTTTACGCCTCATCTCGGAGCATCGACGGAGGAGGCCCAGCAGGCCGTGAGCCTTCGCATCGCCGAGGACATGATCAAGTTTCTGACCACCGGCGCCGCGGAGACAGCCGTCAATCTGCCCCGCGTCACGGCCGACCAACTCACGCAGACCGGACCGTACCAGGGCTTGGCGTACGCGCTCGGCCGTCTCGTGGGCGCGCTATGCGAGGGTCCAATTTCACGACTGGACGTGCATTTGTTCGGCCGCGTGGCGGAGTTGGATTCGCGGCCCATTACGGCCGAGGCGTTGGTTGGGCTGCTGAGCCAGCGCATGACCGGACGGGTCAACCGGGTCAACGCCGGCCATCTCGCCAGGGAACAAGGCATCGAGGTGACCGAGTCGAGAACGGAGGAGGCGCGGGATTTCGTTTCTCTCGTGGAGATTTCGGCGCAGTGCTGCGGGCAGACGACGACCGTGGCCGGCACGTTGCTCGGCGGCAGCCATGCGCGCCTTGTGCGGATCGACGGTTACGACGTGGAAGCCGTGCCGAAGGGGAACTTCCTCTTCACGCGCCATCAGGATCAGCCCGGCGTCGTCGGCGCACTGGGCAGCATACTGGGGAGGGAGAACATCAATATCTCCCGGATGCAGGTGGGCGTGGGCTACGACTCAGATACCGCCATTGCGCTGATCAGCATATCGGCCTCGCTGTCGGCTGCCGCCATGGACGAGATCCGGTCGTTGCCGCCCATCGAGCAGGCTGTGGGCTTTGCGCTGTGA
- a CDS encoding DUF937 domain-containing protein, which yields MANLQEILARSQHGEAMELISRAYDLSPEQTEAAVAALLPAISLGLKRSTATPDGLAALFDVAGRQPSLYTMYDDPDVALSPEGVASGNAVLANLFGSPEASRAVAAHAQRLSGVGGAILEKILPILVGMLLSGLMRGGSGQAEPASREPMPRQPMPRQSAPQQPGPGGGGIFDIFREIFQQGGGSSAPDQPGQSPVPPIGDILDSIGDGRRRPAEPATPKFPIPDVTGELPNTGGQSQPVPRPPASGGDQTFPGGPATPGGDIFGQILKELGKAVQDGRVKPVIVEPGQQAPGGGKAQPQPQGGGILGDILKEILGSALGQGPAARQSLAASGAGAFVFGDALEHGTSIDERDTASLQEIFDRFGAIPPQAD from the coding sequence ATGGCAAATTTGCAGGAGATACTCGCCCGCTCTCAGCACGGCGAAGCCATGGAGCTCATCTCACGCGCCTACGACCTCAGCCCTGAACAGACCGAGGCTGCCGTTGCCGCCCTTCTGCCTGCAATCTCGCTGGGCCTGAAGCGTTCCACGGCTACGCCCGACGGACTCGCTGCTCTGTTCGATGTGGCGGGCCGCCAGCCCAGCCTTTACACCATGTACGACGACCCCGATGTCGCGCTCTCGCCGGAGGGAGTCGCCTCGGGCAATGCGGTCTTGGCCAATCTGTTCGGGTCGCCGGAGGCCAGCCGGGCCGTCGCCGCTCACGCACAGCGGTTGTCCGGGGTCGGCGGTGCGATCCTCGAGAAGATCCTGCCTATTTTGGTTGGGATGCTTCTGTCCGGCCTCATGCGCGGCGGCTCTGGCCAGGCCGAGCCTGCCTCGCGCGAACCCATGCCACGGCAACCTATGCCGAGACAGTCGGCGCCACAACAACCGGGTCCGGGCGGTGGCGGGATCTTCGACATCTTCCGGGAGATCTTCCAGCAGGGCGGCGGCTCGTCGGCCCCCGATCAACCGGGGCAAAGTCCGGTACCGCCGATCGGCGACATCCTGGATTCGATCGGCGATGGGCGCCGTAGGCCTGCCGAACCCGCGACGCCGAAGTTTCCCATCCCGGATGTCACCGGCGAACTGCCCAACACTGGCGGCCAATCGCAGCCGGTTCCCCGTCCGCCCGCGTCCGGCGGTGATCAAACCTTCCCGGGCGGCCCCGCGACGCCGGGCGGCGACATCTTCGGGCAGATCCTGAAGGAACTCGGCAAGGCCGTTCAGGACGGGCGCGTCAAGCCAGTGATCGTCGAGCCGGGCCAGCAAGCGCCGGGGGGCGGAAAGGCGCAGCCCCAACCTCAAGGCGGCGGCATCCTCGGGGATATCCTGAAAGAGATACTCGGCAGCGCTCTCGGCCAAGGCCCCGCAGCACGTCAGTCCCTCGCCGCCTCGGGCGCGGGCGCGTTTGTCTTCGGCGACGCGCTCGAACACGGCACGAGCATCGATGAGCGCGACACGGCGAGCTTGCAGGAAATATTCGATCGTTTCGGAGCAATACCGCCTCAGGCGGACTGA
- a CDS encoding TetR/AcrR family transcriptional regulator, giving the protein MLKRRVESGSRFHREEWLAAALNVLAEEGQAKLRIDKLAADLGVTKGSFYHHFKSRDDFVQKLLDYWSRRYTDRVIKEIGALQVPARERVLEMMRLIVRERLDRYDIAFRSWAAQEPSVAEMVRKVDARRHVFCRSLFAEMGFEGAELEFRTHAFLAYQVGKGVIYVPEALRDPDERLRWAESFFANPSLPGDTRMSAEAEADAPV; this is encoded by the coding sequence TTGCTGAAACGAAGGGTTGAATCTGGTTCGCGCTTCCATCGTGAGGAGTGGCTCGCCGCCGCGCTGAATGTTCTGGCCGAGGAGGGACAGGCAAAGCTGCGGATCGACAAATTGGCGGCCGATCTCGGCGTCACCAAGGGCAGCTTCTACCATCACTTCAAGTCGCGGGACGATTTCGTCCAGAAACTGCTCGACTACTGGTCCCGAAGGTACACCGACCGGGTCATCAAGGAGATCGGGGCTCTGCAGGTGCCTGCCCGCGAACGCGTCCTCGAGATGATGCGTCTCATCGTCCGCGAGCGGTTGGACAGGTACGATATCGCATTTCGCAGTTGGGCGGCGCAGGAGCCGTCCGTAGCCGAGATGGTTCGGAAGGTCGATGCCAGGCGGCACGTCTTTTGCCGTTCGCTTTTTGCGGAAATGGGGTTCGAAGGCGCCGAGCTTGAATTCCGCACCCATGCTTTCCTGGCGTATCAGGTCGGCAAGGGAGTCATCTATGTCCCCGAGGCTTTGCGCGACCCCGACGAACGTCTGCGGTGGGCGGAAAGCTTTTTTGCCAATCCGTCTTTACCTGGCGACACTCGCATGTCGGCGGAAGCCGAGGCCGACGCGCCTGTCTAG
- a CDS encoding sensitive to high expression protein 9 homolog, with protein sequence MQGETVTIWGVLAAVGIGVILAILIAFAVNAWKRRG encoded by the coding sequence ATGCAGGGCGAAACCGTCACGATTTGGGGCGTGCTAGCTGCCGTGGGGATTGGCGTCATCCTCGCCATTCTGATTGCATTCGCCGTCAACGCCTGGAAGAGGCGCGGGTAG
- a CDS encoding zinc metallopeptidase: MFEDPLFWILVAPGLLLGFYAQARIKKNVTEYSQVRTTSGITGAQVARRLLDAKGLHDVAIESTPGVLSDHYDPAAKVLRLSQDVYFTPSVAAAGIAAHETGHAIQDAEDYGPMEFRTHVVPFVQFAGQIAPWLFVAGLVLQTNALTWSGVILFGASFVFALLTLPVEFDASRRAKNLLVTHGIIEGDTQIDGVDHVLDAAAWTYVAAAVSAIGVWLFYVFVLLFRGRGTAAPR, translated from the coding sequence ATGTTCGAGGACCCGCTATTTTGGATCTTGGTCGCGCCCGGTCTCTTGCTGGGCTTTTACGCGCAGGCACGGATCAAGAAAAACGTCACGGAATACTCCCAGGTTCGGACCACCAGCGGGATCACCGGCGCGCAGGTGGCGCGCCGCCTGCTTGACGCCAAAGGGCTGCACGACGTTGCCATCGAATCCACGCCGGGCGTCCTTAGCGATCACTACGATCCAGCTGCAAAGGTGCTGCGGTTGAGCCAGGACGTATATTTCACGCCGAGCGTCGCAGCCGCAGGGATCGCCGCGCACGAAACGGGGCATGCGATCCAGGACGCCGAGGATTACGGGCCCATGGAATTCCGCACCCATGTGGTGCCGTTCGTGCAATTCGCGGGGCAGATCGCGCCATGGCTGTTCGTGGCCGGTCTGGTCCTTCAGACCAACGCCCTGACCTGGAGCGGGGTCATTCTCTTCGGCGCGTCCTTCGTCTTCGCGCTACTCACGCTGCCGGTCGAGTTCGACGCCAGCCGCCGCGCGAAGAACCTGCTCGTGACCCACGGCATTATCGAGGGGGACACGCAGATCGACGGCGTCGATCACGTTCTCGATGCGGCGGCCTGGACCTACGTGGCCGCAGCCGTGTCGGCCATCGGCGTCTGGCTGTTCTATGTCTTCGTGCTGCTGTTCCGGGGACGAGGGACCGCGGCGCCCCGGTAG
- a CDS encoding HAD-IB family phosphatase, producing the protein MTTLGKPFDIVCFDCDSTLSRVEGIDELARRAGAETEVAPLTAAAMAGELALDAVYGKRLDLVRPDRAAVEWLAKLYVEKMVPGAVESVQTLRGAGTDVHIISGGLRQAILPLADTLGVPVANVHAVDVMFGGNGAYVDFDRDSPLARPGGKAEVCRLLGSNERSVALVGDGATDLEAREAGAYVVGFGGVVVRDTVKLRADIFVAGPSLTAVLDALL; encoded by the coding sequence GTGACCACGCTGGGCAAGCCCTTCGACATCGTCTGCTTCGACTGCGACAGCACCCTCAGCCGGGTCGAGGGCATCGACGAATTGGCGCGCCGCGCCGGTGCCGAGACTGAGGTCGCGCCGTTGACCGCGGCGGCGATGGCCGGCGAGTTGGCGCTCGACGCCGTGTACGGGAAACGTCTCGACCTTGTGCGCCCCGACCGTGCGGCTGTCGAATGGCTGGCGAAGCTCTATGTGGAGAAGATGGTGCCGGGCGCAGTCGAGTCCGTCCAAACCCTGCGCGGCGCCGGGACGGACGTTCACATTATCAGCGGGGGGCTGCGCCAGGCGATCCTGCCCTTGGCGGATACGCTCGGCGTACCGGTCGCGAACGTCCACGCCGTCGACGTGATGTTCGGCGGCAACGGCGCCTATGTGGATTTCGACCGGGACTCGCCGCTCGCCCGGCCTGGGGGCAAGGCCGAAGTTTGCCGCCTGCTGGGTAGCAACGAGCGGTCGGTTGCGCTCGTCGGCGACGGCGCGACGGACCTCGAAGCGCGCGAGGCGGGCGCTTATGTCGTCGGCTTCGGCGGCGTCGTCGTCCGCGACACCGTGAAATTGCGCGCCGACATCTTCGTCGCCGGCCCATCGCTTACGGCGGTCCTCGACGCGCTCTTGTAA